A part of Gossypium hirsutum isolate 1008001.06 chromosome A07, Gossypium_hirsutum_v2.1, whole genome shotgun sequence genomic DNA contains:
- the LOC107953232 gene encoding vacuolar protein sorting-associated protein 26B: MNYLVGAFKLPCNIFISFADGRIRKQVPLKKENGKTVMVALFQSQESIVGEVVIEPVHRKKVEHNGVKIVLLGQIELYFDRGNFYDFTSLVRELDIPGELYERKTYPFEFSTVEMLYESYNGVNVRLRYILKVTISRDYVSNIVEYQEFVVHNYTPPPSINNSIKMEVGIEDCLHIEFEYSKSKYHLKDVIIGKIYFLLVRIKLKNMELEIRRRESTGSGPNTHVETETFAKFELMDGASVRGESIPIRLFLSPYELTPTYQNINNKFSVKYYLNLVLVDEEDRRYFKQQEITMYRLLETS; the protein is encoded by the exons ATG AATTACCTAGTTGGAGCTTTCAAGCTGCCGTgtaatattttcatttcatttgcaGATGGAAGAATCCGTAAGCAG GTTCCACTAAAGAAGGAAAATGGGAAAACAGTTATGGTTGCTCTCTTCCAGAGCCAAGAAAGTATTGTAGGAGAG GTTGTTATAGAACCAGTACATAGGAAGAAGGTCGAACATAATGGAGTAAAAATTGTGCTCCTTGGTCAGATAG AATTATATTTTGATAGAGGCAACTTCTATGATTTTACCTCCCTTG TGCGCGAACTAGATATTCCTGGTGAATTGTACGAAAGAAAAACATATCCATTTGAATTTTCTACGGTGGAGATGCTATATGAGTCTTATAATGGAGTCAATGTTAGGCTTAG GTATATACTGAAAGTGACAATCAGTAGAGACTATGTCAGCAACATTGTGGAGTACCAAGAATTTGTG GTTCACAACTATACTCCACCTCCATCAATCAATAACAGTATCAAG ATGGAAGTCGGGATTGAGGATTGTCTACATATTGAATTTGAGTACAGTAAAAGCAA GTATCATTTGAAGGATGTCATTATCggcaaaatttattttcttcttgttagaattaagttaaaaaatatgGAGCTTGAGATCAGGCGTCGAGAGTCCACTGGATCAGGCCCTAATACACATGTTGAGACAGAGACCTTTGCAAAATTTGAGTTGATGGATGGTGCTTCTGTAAGAG GCGAATCCATTCCTATCAGACTCTTTTTAAGTCCATATGAACTGACACCGACATATCAGAACATCAACAATAAATTCAGTGTGAAATACTATTTGAATCTTGTTCTAGTGGACGAAGAAGATCGCCGGTACTTCAAACAGCAAGAAATCACTATGTACCGGCTTCTTGAAACTTCATAG
- the LOC107953231 gene encoding CBL-interacting serine/threonine-protein kinase 3, with the protein MSQPKIKRRVGKYEVGRTIGEGTFAKVKFARNSETGEAVALKILDKEKVLKHKMAEQIKREIATMKLIQHPNVVRLYEVMGSKTKIFIVLEFVTGGELFDKIVNNGRMREDEARRYFQQLINAVDYCHSRGVYHRDLKPENLLLDAYGNLKVSDFGLSALSKQVRDDGLLHTTCGTPNYVAPEVLNDRGYDGATADLWSCGVILFVLLAGYLPFDDSNIMNLYKKISAAEFTCPPWLSFSAMKLITRILDPNPITRITIPEILQDEWFKKDYKPPMFEEKDDTSLDDVEAVFRDSEEHHVTEKREEQPTPMNAFELISMSNGLNLGNLFDAEQGFKRETRFTSTRPANEIIHKIEEAAKPLGFDVHKKNYKMRLENMKAGRKGNLNVATEIFQVAPSLHMVEVRKAKGDTLEFHKFYKNLSSSLDDVFWKTEEDMKEVK; encoded by the exons ATGAGTCAACCTAAAATCAAGCGTCGTGTGGGTAAATATGAGGTGGGAAGGACAATTGGGGAGGGGACATTTGCTAAAGTGAAGTTTGCAAGAAATTCTGAAACAGGGGAAGCTGTGGCACTTAAGATCCTTGATAAAGAGAAGGTTCTCAAGCACAAGATGGCTGAACAG ATCAAGCGGGAAATAGCAACAATGAAGTTGATACAGCATCCAAATGTTGTTCGTTTATACGAG GTGATGGGAAGCAAGACAAAGATATTTATTGTTTTGGAGTTTGTTACCGGGGGAGAGCTCTTTGACAAAATT GTAAACAATGGACGGATGAGAGAAGATGAGGCACGGAGATACTTCCAGCAGCTCATTAATGCTGTTGATTATTGCCATAGCAGGGGTGTATACCATAGAGACCTGAAG CCTGAAAATTTGCTCTTAGATGCTTACGGTAACCTCAAAGTTTCTGACTTTGGATTGAGTGCACTATCTAAGCAAGTCAGG GATGATGGTCTCCTTCACACTACCTGTGGAACACCAAATTACGTTGCTCCTGAG GTCCTTAATGATAGAGGTTATGACGGGGCAACTGCGGACCTCTGGTCGTGTGGCGTGATACTCTTTGTGTTGCTTGCAGGTTACTTGCCTTTTGATGATTCTAATATTATGAATCTCTATAAAAAG ATTTCAGCAGCTGAATTCACTTGCCCCCCTTGGCTATCTTTTAGTGCGATGAAATTGATAACTCGAATCTTGGATCCGAACCCAATTACC CGCATTACCATTCCCGAAATTTTGCAAGATGAATGGTTTAAGAAAGATTACAAACCTCCCATGTTCGAGGAGAAAGACGATACGAGCTTAGATGATGTAGAAGCTGTATTTAGGGATTCTGAA GAGCACCATGTTACGGAAAAGCGAGAAGAACAACCAACACCTATGAATGCATTCGAGTTAATTTCTATGTCAAACGGGTTAAACCTTGGGAACCTGTTTGATGCGGAACAG GGATTTAAGAGAGAAACAAGGTTTACATCTACACGTCCTGCTAATGAGATTATCCACAAGATTGAGGAAGCCGCAAAGCCTCTCGGGTTTGATGTGCACAAGAAGAACTACAAG ATGAGACTTGAGAATATGAAAGCTGGGAGGAAAGGGAACCTTAACGTGGCCACGGAG ATATTTCAAGTGGCACCTTCTTTGCATATGGTCGAGGTGCGAAAAGCTAAGGGCGATACACTGGAATTCCACAAG TTCTATAAAAACCTTTCAAGCTCTCTCGATGATGTATTTTGGAAAACTGAGGAGGACATGAAAGAGGTGAAGTAA